The following are encoded in a window of Bacteroidales bacterium genomic DNA:
- a CDS encoding leucine-rich repeat domain-containing protein — MNRAYSTLLFSCIVLMLSAYPVEIFGQEKTSKPTLSQEDMLEFTRQSEQLVRFMEYAFNSIGDPNVSAREKDIIINQSYLKFFTSSKVQIEDDLVEGRFTVTNKEVQAYLKDLDFFFQNVEFTFTIEDISYNVNDKGQVFFIVTSTRNLSGKTVEGDSIYNNQARFIEINLDRDKRDLKIASIYTTKLSEKEDMRNWWASLDSDWRLYFAKGTMINENLPLKDIVSFEDGKILIERFHSTVIEGYVMETRRADTMFLNTGEIYREIGRIWKMESIDISDFSFISDLSPLAKLSELKTINISGSHVDDLTPIRNLTRLENLIISKTFVQRLDPLRHAINMKSLDISNTTINDLSPVSAFPSLERINFANTLVEDLTALTDLSLLRDIRLTNTPVMDLNPLGGLISCIVLDISNTNISSIDALGDLQSLERLHADNTKITDLEALTSLSNLQYLLIEGTGISTIQVLSGLPSLQRIYCDRTPITREEANKFMQENPKVLVIHESEALSTWWNGVPQSWRNVFGKYVPLSEPPTREELHEVANLTLIDISGNKEILSLSPLQKLLGLRSLLARETNIFTIETLKENIDLVELDVSSTHIQDIKVLANLRILETVKFAYTPVDDLSPLQSNYQLKHLDLEFTNVVSLLPITTHTNLEMVICDGIQVNAEELSLIYDANPLVTVIHQTEFLTEWWQNLPEAWVNILKSQLTIDNPPTKYDLHRMIDQHELDISNTRELQGLKHIELFHRLRVLKMTDLQVTDLASLGSLRNLEELYCSNNPISSLQPLGQMNKLTVLDCSNTMVRNLNDLRNLPNLRVLNISGTQVRSLRPLSNLHSLRQLDCYNTKIISLIPLESLKGLELLRCYNTNVWQYFINRFKRAVPDCEVVYY, encoded by the coding sequence ATGAATAGGGCATATTCTACCCTGTTATTTTCCTGCATCGTCCTGATGCTTTCTGCATATCCTGTTGAAATTTTCGGACAAGAAAAGACCTCAAAACCAACTTTGTCACAGGAAGATATGCTTGAATTCACCCGCCAGTCAGAGCAATTGGTGAGGTTTATGGAATATGCATTTAACTCAATTGGCGACCCCAACGTGAGCGCCAGGGAAAAAGATATTATAATCAATCAAAGTTACCTGAAGTTTTTTACCTCCAGCAAGGTTCAAATTGAAGACGATCTTGTTGAAGGTCGCTTTACAGTCACCAACAAGGAGGTGCAGGCCTACCTGAAAGATCTGGATTTTTTCTTTCAGAATGTTGAATTCACCTTTACGATTGAAGACATTTCCTATAATGTAAATGATAAAGGCCAGGTTTTCTTCATCGTTACCTCAACCCGAAACCTGAGTGGGAAAACAGTCGAAGGCGACTCCATTTATAACAACCAGGCCCGCTTCATCGAAATCAATCTTGATCGCGATAAACGCGATTTAAAAATAGCCAGCATATACACAACCAAGCTAAGCGAAAAAGAAGACATGCGTAACTGGTGGGCAAGCCTGGATTCCGATTGGCGGTTGTATTTTGCAAAAGGAACTATGATTAACGAAAACCTGCCACTGAAAGACATTGTCAGCTTTGAAGATGGCAAAATCCTGATCGAACGCTTCCATTCAACTGTAATTGAAGGTTATGTTATGGAAACACGTCGTGCTGATACGATGTTTTTGAATACCGGTGAAATCTATCGCGAAATAGGTCGGATATGGAAGATGGAAAGCATTGATATATCTGATTTTTCTTTTATTTCTGATCTCTCACCTCTTGCTAAATTATCCGAACTCAAAACCATCAATATCAGTGGTTCTCATGTTGATGATCTCACACCAATACGTAACCTTACCCGTCTTGAGAACCTGATAATTTCAAAAACCTTTGTTCAGCGTCTCGATCCATTGCGTCACGCGATCAACATGAAGTCATTGGATATCAGCAATACTACCATTAACGATCTGTCACCTGTAAGCGCGTTCCCATCTCTTGAACGCATCAATTTTGCCAATACGCTGGTTGAGGATCTCACAGCACTTACCGATTTGAGCTTATTGCGCGATATCCGGCTTACCAACACACCTGTGATGGATCTTAATCCCTTAGGTGGATTAATTAGCTGCATTGTACTTGATATTTCGAACACAAACATCAGCAGTATTGATGCACTCGGCGATTTACAATCCCTTGAAAGATTGCATGCCGATAATACTAAAATTACAGATCTTGAGGCGCTTACAAGCTTGTCTAACCTTCAGTACCTTTTAATTGAGGGAACCGGGATAAGCACTATTCAGGTACTTTCCGGTTTGCCATCACTTCAGCGTATTTATTGTGATCGAACTCCAATTACAAGAGAGGAAGCCAATAAATTTATGCAGGAAAATCCAAAGGTCCTGGTTATACATGAGTCAGAAGCACTTTCAACATGGTGGAATGGAGTTCCTCAATCCTGGAGAAATGTTTTCGGAAAATATGTTCCCTTATCCGAACCACCCACCCGCGAAGAACTGCACGAAGTTGCAAATCTTACTCTTATTGATATTAGCGGCAACAAGGAAATACTCAGCCTTTCACCACTTCAGAAGTTACTCGGGCTTAGGTCGTTGCTAGCGCGCGAAACGAATATCTTCACTATTGAAACCCTAAAGGAGAATATTGATTTAGTTGAACTTGATGTTTCTTCCACGCATATTCAAGACATTAAAGTGTTGGCGAACCTTCGGATTCTGGAAACAGTAAAGTTTGCTTATACCCCTGTGGATGATTTATCACCATTACAATCAAATTATCAACTAAAGCATCTTGATCTGGAATTTACCAATGTAGTTTCACTTTTACCAATCACTACCCACACTAATCTGGAAATGGTAATTTGTGATGGAATTCAGGTAAACGCGGAAGAATTGTCATTGATTTACGATGCGAACCCGCTTGTAACCGTGATCCACCAAACCGAATTTTTAACTGAGTGGTGGCAGAATTTACCTGAAGCCTGGGTAAATATTTTAAAGTCGCAGCTTACTATTGATAATCCACCAACAAAGTATGATCTGCATCGCATGATTGACCAGCATGAACTTGACATCAGCAATACCCGCGAACTTCAGGGTCTTAAGCACATTGAGTTATTCCACCGTTTACGGGTTCTTAAAATGACGGATTTACAGGTAACAGACCTTGCCTCACTCGGGTCACTCAGGAATCTTGAGGAATTGTATTGTTCAAATAATCCTATAAGCAGTCTTCAACCCTTAGGCCAAATGAATAAGCTCACGGTTTTGGATTGTTCAAATACAATGGTACGAAACCTGAATGATTTAAGAAACCTGCCAAATCTTAGAGTTCTAAATATTTCAGGAACTCAGGTTAGGAGCCTGAGGCCACTAAGCAATTTGCACTCATTACGTCAACTTGATTGCTACAATACAAAGATAATCAGCCTGATCCCACTCGAGAGCCTCAAAGGATTGGAACTTCTCAGATGCTATAATACCAATGTATGGCAATACTTTATTAACCGTTTTAAGAGAGCT
- a CDS encoding amino acid permease translates to MSLKGNKFGAFKGVFTPSILTILGVIMYLRLPWIVGEAGLLATIGIILVAHLISVTTGLSVASIATNKRVETGGTYFMISRSLGLPIGGTLGLALFVGLSFSVSLYLIGFSETFLTALGLEPSLYNIRITGTLTLLAVTILTFLSTSLALKTQFIILAVMALSLVSIFFGRHEFAPSEPLIESATRTLPWIALFAVFFPAVTGFEAGVSMSGDLRDPKSSIPKGTISAIFVGLIVYLGLAFFFSYTVNGELLKDSTVLYQISLFSPLVIAGVWGATLSSALGSILGAPRILQATAIDRITPKFFAKGFGAGNEPRNALYLTFLIAFGGIMIGDLNVIARIVTIFFIITYGFLNLTCAIENIAGSDFRPSFKVPAWVGFLGAFASFIVMIQLDVIAMLGATVILGALFLILKRRELTLQSGDTWGGIWSSLVKMGLYKLSDQKAIEKHNWRPNIILFSGSASSRPYLISLARSVVGRLGVFTNFELVEEKSDQKHVTKSGATIATIDSEGKKVFTRQLICKDIYEGMNTISSVYGFTGFEPNTILLGWGKTTNEPEKFIDLIEHFSRTDYSLALLGFDKEKGFGNKKRIDLWWNEGSNNLYFGITLLKFLTSDSQWRRAKLRVLLISHDSSISEKAHYIIRQILDDNRIDGNIKIIENNIEKKPYDEIIHFHSVEADLTILDFGLGGDEPDMKSFNNLNKIIKASGTSLIIKAGNEFDSLSIPVIKGMISANGPIQTKELTVPLPELLPYPNKEILANELYVVAESFEEMHRQYVLRPLAEVDAAFKNALKSLADLNEWAMSSMEKVLKQEDPLTRSKSFSKLYGDYLFKADRLIISLEKELLPAIRNHFTTATADYLSHATKRLEKVPEKISVSYNRAEFKINKSDLFLTRLRKFRLLAISRLSNQKVTHKTQLRRIESLFLVSKRKETNYEIIRELGIASFLFLSSLRQNLTETNQIIQNINNHTNDIVSASLAMQEAKDKQTELLRQIGDQTGNAISSLSQHISSELQLSLENISIMLGDPLSVKGIRAQEKDLDKWIATNSFSAESHEVLEKNLLFYVNKIHTEFILHSLKARLKAKLSKYFVDLEIMLENKLGKPLQGIKDIISDFQHEFNENQAKEFFDVLKDQEPINLHLFFELFFRDLQLMIAELPSEIIITHPDFISRIEKRNFDEHEGELVELRKQTNLYIGRDMINKLRIELGNTESSLAEIHGNISDIFRLAIFNIENVEKNSHGEISSIENKRINDLNAELLERIDQQQTKVNQTYWQTIANINALADSSFEPLANQLLTHEGKVIKSPVQKSRSEAKISELMLKFRRSFQKHWVNILYTQSEGLLFFKKISKTEPDHKFVNQVVHEIIDTLVPNPEVAREIPYYYANLFAGNSTVNKELWVGMNKQRNEAKSAVGRFRKGYGGAILITGERNSGKSSLSRFIAREVSVDNRVYVIRAPKAGSAKLEDLHTAILSAININMELDYLLDIQQRDMIFVFNDLELWWQRTTDGLEAIEELFRIIEKFGKKHLFIVNCRNWTYYFLNRFYGLEKYFLAHIECEPFDARELKEMIMIRHKAGGLIFKINKKEESNYSQYDYAQLFNRYFTLSDGNPGYAIRAWINNITGINGKTIELRKPVVPDSSSLANLSHEMMLVVLQFVLHRRFTPAKLADVLHKTEQYASMMIGDMHRVGLLEEKFPGVFALNIVLEPFLVEELKQKKLL, encoded by the coding sequence ATGAGTTTAAAAGGAAATAAGTTCGGTGCCTTCAAAGGGGTTTTTACCCCTTCTATTCTCACTATTCTGGGTGTGATTATGTACCTAAGGCTACCCTGGATTGTTGGGGAAGCCGGCCTACTGGCAACCATCGGTATAATCCTGGTGGCACATCTCATCTCAGTAACTACGGGTTTAAGTGTTGCCAGCATTGCCACTAACAAACGGGTTGAAACCGGTGGCACCTATTTTATGATTTCCCGTAGCCTTGGCCTTCCCATCGGTGGAACACTTGGCCTGGCTCTCTTTGTTGGCCTTTCGTTCAGCGTAAGTCTTTATCTTATTGGTTTTTCAGAGACCTTCCTCACCGCATTAGGTCTTGAACCGAGCCTTTATAATATAAGGATTACTGGCACGCTGACGCTGCTGGCTGTAACCATCCTGACTTTCTTAAGTACTAGTCTGGCGCTGAAAACGCAGTTTATTATCCTCGCCGTAATGGCCCTTTCGCTGGTCTCTATCTTTTTCGGCAGGCATGAGTTTGCGCCTTCCGAACCCTTAATAGAATCTGCAACACGCACCTTGCCCTGGATCGCACTTTTTGCAGTTTTTTTCCCGGCTGTAACCGGTTTTGAAGCCGGTGTTTCAATGTCGGGTGATTTACGCGATCCCAAATCGTCAATACCAAAAGGAACGATATCTGCTATTTTTGTGGGCTTGATTGTCTATCTCGGACTAGCTTTTTTCTTTTCCTACACTGTTAATGGTGAATTGCTAAAAGACTCAACCGTACTTTACCAGATCTCTCTGTTTTCTCCCCTCGTTATTGCCGGAGTTTGGGGTGCAACACTTTCCTCAGCACTGGGAAGCATTTTAGGCGCCCCACGAATTCTCCAGGCAACGGCTATTGACAGGATCACACCCAAATTTTTCGCAAAAGGTTTTGGAGCCGGCAACGAACCAAGAAACGCGCTTTACCTGACTTTTCTCATCGCTTTTGGCGGGATCATGATCGGCGATTTGAACGTAATTGCCCGGATTGTTACTATATTCTTTATTATCACCTATGGTTTCCTGAACCTGACCTGCGCCATCGAAAATATTGCCGGATCCGATTTCAGGCCAAGTTTTAAAGTTCCGGCATGGGTGGGTTTTCTTGGAGCTTTTGCTTCATTTATAGTTATGATTCAGCTTGATGTAATAGCAATGCTGGGTGCAACTGTAATTCTTGGGGCATTATTTCTCATTTTGAAGCGGCGCGAACTTACCCTCCAATCAGGCGATACTTGGGGCGGCATTTGGTCCTCCCTAGTTAAAATGGGGCTTTACAAGCTTTCTGATCAAAAAGCTATTGAGAAGCACAACTGGAGGCCAAACATCATTTTATTCAGTGGCAGTGCCAGTTCAAGGCCTTATTTAATAAGCCTTGCAAGGTCTGTAGTGGGCAGGCTGGGTGTTTTCACAAATTTCGAACTCGTTGAAGAAAAGTCGGATCAGAAACATGTAACAAAATCGGGAGCAACCATAGCTACAATTGACAGCGAGGGGAAAAAGGTTTTTACCCGTCAACTTATTTGCAAAGATATCTATGAAGGAATGAACACCATAAGCAGCGTTTATGGTTTTACAGGTTTTGAACCGAATACAATATTGTTGGGCTGGGGTAAAACTACAAATGAACCTGAAAAATTTATTGACCTCATTGAGCACTTTTCGAGGACCGATTACAGCCTTGCATTGCTTGGCTTTGATAAAGAGAAAGGATTTGGAAATAAAAAGCGAATAGATCTGTGGTGGAATGAAGGCAGCAATAACCTTTATTTTGGCATAACCCTGTTAAAGTTCTTAACATCCGATTCTCAATGGCGGCGCGCAAAATTGAGGGTGCTCCTTATCAGCCATGACAGCAGCATCAGTGAGAAAGCTCACTATATTATTAGGCAGATTCTTGATGACAATCGCATTGACGGAAATATCAAAATCATTGAAAACAACATCGAAAAGAAACCTTATGATGAAATCATTCATTTCCATAGCGTGGAAGCTGACTTGACAATCCTTGATTTCGGTTTGGGCGGCGATGAACCTGACATGAAATCTTTCAATAACCTGAATAAAATTATTAAAGCTTCAGGCACATCGCTGATTATTAAGGCAGGAAATGAGTTTGATAGCCTCAGCATTCCGGTAATAAAAGGTATGATTTCCGCAAACGGGCCTATCCAGACTAAAGAACTAACAGTTCCATTGCCTGAACTCCTGCCTTATCCCAATAAAGAAATTTTGGCCAATGAGTTATATGTTGTGGCTGAAAGCTTTGAAGAAATGCACAGGCAATATGTTCTTCGCCCGCTGGCAGAAGTTGATGCCGCATTTAAAAATGCATTAAAATCGCTTGCAGACCTCAATGAATGGGCTATGTCCTCGATGGAGAAAGTCCTGAAACAAGAAGATCCTTTGACCCGTTCAAAAAGCTTTTCAAAGTTATATGGCGATTATCTTTTTAAAGCCGACCGGCTAATTATCTCATTGGAGAAAGAATTGCTACCCGCAATTCGTAATCATTTTACTACGGCCACTGCTGATTATCTAAGCCATGCTACCAAGCGACTTGAAAAAGTTCCCGAAAAGATTTCTGTAAGCTACAACCGGGCTGAATTTAAGATTAACAAATCTGATTTATTCCTGACCCGGTTAAGAAAATTCCGTTTACTGGCGATATCGAGACTTTCCAACCAAAAAGTGACCCACAAAACCCAGCTCAGACGAATTGAGTCTTTGTTTCTGGTTTCTAAAAGAAAAGAAACCAATTATGAGATTATTCGGGAGCTTGGTATTGCATCATTTTTATTTCTTAGTTCCCTGAGGCAGAACCTCACAGAAACCAATCAGATTATTCAAAACATAAATAATCACACCAATGATATTGTTTCGGCTTCTCTTGCTATGCAGGAAGCCAAAGATAAACAAACAGAACTTCTCAGACAGATTGGCGATCAAACAGGAAATGCTATAAGTTCATTATCACAGCATATAAGTTCAGAGCTTCAGCTAAGCCTTGAAAACATCAGCATTATGCTAGGTGATCCATTGTCAGTCAAAGGAATCAGGGCTCAGGAAAAGGATCTTGATAAATGGATTGCAACAAATAGTTTTTCTGCTGAATCGCATGAAGTGCTTGAAAAAAATCTGCTTTTCTATGTAAATAAAATTCATACTGAGTTTATTCTTCATTCCCTTAAAGCAAGGCTTAAGGCAAAGCTCTCGAAATACTTCGTGGATCTTGAAATTATGCTCGAAAACAAATTAGGAAAACCATTGCAGGGGATAAAAGATATCATCAGCGATTTTCAACATGAGTTTAATGAAAATCAGGCGAAGGAATTCTTCGATGTGCTAAAAGATCAGGAACCGATTAACCTTCATCTCTTTTTTGAGCTCTTCTTCAGGGACTTGCAATTAATGATTGCAGAACTGCCTTCTGAAATTATCATCACGCATCCGGATTTTATTTCAAGGATCGAAAAAAGAAACTTTGATGAGCACGAAGGTGAACTTGTTGAATTACGAAAGCAAACGAACCTTTACATTGGCCGTGATATGATCAATAAGCTCAGGATTGAGCTTGGCAACACAGAATCCAGCCTAGCTGAAATCCACGGAAACATCAGCGATATATTCCGGCTTGCAATTTTTAATATCGAAAATGTTGAAAAAAACAGCCACGGTGAGATCAGCAGTATTGAAAATAAGCGCATCAATGACCTCAATGCTGAGTTGCTTGAGCGTATAGATCAGCAACAAACCAAAGTAAATCAAACCTATTGGCAAACTATAGCAAATATTAACGCCCTGGCTGATTCATCATTTGAACCATTGGCTAATCAATTGTTAACCCATGAAGGAAAGGTCATAAAATCGCCGGTGCAAAAAAGCCGAAGCGAAGCAAAGATTTCTGAGCTTATGCTTAAGTTCAGGCGAAGTTTTCAAAAGCATTGGGTAAATATTCTCTATACCCAGAGCGAGGGATTGCTCTTTTTCAAAAAGATATCCAAAACCGAACCGGATCATAAATTTGTAAACCAGGTAGTTCATGAAATAATTGATACGCTGGTTCCGAACCCGGAAGTAGCGAGGGAAATCCCATACTATTATGCGAACCTTTTTGCAGGCAATTCAACAGTTAACAAAGAACTATGGGTAGGCATGAACAAACAACGCAACGAAGCAAAATCAGCCGTTGGAAGGTTTCGTAAAGGGTATGGAGGTGCGATCCTTATCACAGGTGAAAGGAACTCCGGAAAATCGAGCCTATCCAGGTTCATAGCTCGTGAAGTTTCGGTTGATAACAGGGTTTATGTGATCAGGGCGCCCAAAGCTGGTTCAGCAAAGCTTGAAGACTTGCATACTGCAATTCTGTCTGCCATAAACATCAACATGGAGCTCGATTATCTTCTTGATATCCAGCAAAGAGACATGATTTTTGTGTTCAACGACCTGGAATTATGGTGGCAAAGAACAACAGACGGACTTGAAGCAATTGAAGAATTGTTCAGGATAATCGAGAAATTCGGTAAAAAGCATTTATTCATTGTCAACTGCCGTAATTGGACCTATTATTTCCTGAACCGTTTTTATGGCCTCGAAAAGTATTTTCTTGCCCACATTGAATGCGAACCATTTGATGCACGTGAGTTAAAAGAAATGATTATGATTAGACATAAGGCTGGTGGCTTGATCTTTAAGATTAACAAAAAAGAAGAAAGCAATTACAGTCAGTATGATTATGCACAACTTTTTAATCGTTATTTTACACTTAGTGACGGAAATCCAGGATATGCTATCAGGGCATGGATCAACAATATTACCGGCATTAACGGTAAAACTATTGAATTGCGAAAGCCTGTTGTTCCTGATTCGAGCAGCCTGGCAAACCTGAGCCATGAAATGATGCTGGTAGTCCTTCAGTTTGTTTTGCATCGTAGGTTCACACCTGCAAAGCTTGCAGATGTATTGCACAAAACTGAGCAATATGCATCTATGATGATAGGCGATATGCATCGTGTTGGCCTTCTGGAAGAAAAATTTCCTGGGGTATTTGCGCTCAACATCGTATTAGAGCCATTTCTGGTGGAAGAGCTAAAACAAAAGAAGTTGCTCTGA
- a CDS encoding CPBP family intramembrane metalloprotease → MRRFLLVSELIVLFIGVPLLFYFDWIPGPKSIPLLLAFVYCLAVLLLDKNFDRKKLGANRFRGFRCIMVRFFFTAALLTVYLLIFEPQNLFVIPKEKPWLWVAIMVFYPLWSALPQELIFRVFYFHRYQQIIPNKKLLLFLNAFLFAFMHIIFNNWIALFGGFIVGIFWAQTYLRNQSLLTVSIEHAIYGNFIYTIGLGHYFYVPDF, encoded by the coding sequence ATGAGAAGGTTCTTACTTGTATCTGAACTTATTGTACTTTTTATCGGCGTGCCATTGCTGTTTTATTTTGATTGGATCCCCGGGCCAAAGTCCATTCCGTTGCTGCTTGCATTTGTTTATTGTTTGGCCGTTCTTCTCTTGGATAAGAATTTCGATCGCAAAAAACTCGGCGCTAATCGTTTTCGTGGTTTCAGATGTATCATGGTACGATTTTTCTTCACTGCCGCTTTGCTTACCGTTTACCTGTTGATCTTCGAACCCCAAAACCTCTTTGTTATTCCGAAGGAAAAACCCTGGCTTTGGGTGGCCATCATGGTTTTCTATCCTTTGTGGTCGGCCTTGCCGCAGGAACTTATTTTCCGTGTTTTCTATTTTCACCGATATCAGCAAATCATTCCGAACAAAAAACTGCTCTTGTTTCTGAATGCTTTTCTCTTTGCCTTCATGCATATTATTTTCAATAACTGGATTGCTTTATTCGGAGGTTTCATTGTTGGTATTTTTTGGGCACAAACCTATTTACGAAACCAATCTCTGCTCACTGTAAGCATTGAGCACGCCATTTATGGCAACTTTATTTATACCATTGGCCTAGGGCATTATTTTTATGTGCCTGATTTTTGA
- a CDS encoding mechanosensitive ion channel gives MKSILYLVAGVGLFILFNLSFMLLQKLAYNKKSVRLFLRVFPVIELVAWLVFAVFTLKGLLSEMEGYQEIIIVVVSIILITIGWYFLRDYIAGTILKVENAFAVNQQIITPEIHGTIKKVGYRSLEVESESGQFSKLPYSRLSGQIFSLQAPAESILSHELTMEIPSTQKIESIKEQIVKELLLLPWVSVNHTPEIKTISETNEVITLRIIYSTSNENQTSVINQYIRKRFEEK, from the coding sequence ATGAAAAGCATTTTATACCTGGTTGCCGGCGTGGGGCTGTTTATTCTTTTTAACTTAAGCTTCATGTTATTGCAAAAACTGGCTTATAACAAAAAATCAGTCAGGCTTTTTCTGAGGGTTTTTCCAGTCATTGAGCTTGTTGCCTGGTTAGTTTTTGCCGTTTTTACGCTTAAAGGTCTGTTGAGTGAAATGGAAGGTTATCAGGAAATCATTATCGTTGTGGTTTCGATAATACTGATAACAATTGGCTGGTACTTTCTACGCGACTACATTGCCGGCACAATACTTAAAGTTGAAAATGCTTTTGCGGTGAACCAGCAGATTATTACTCCTGAAATTCATGGAACAATCAAGAAGGTGGGATACCGCAGTCTTGAAGTGGAAAGTGAGTCCGGGCAGTTTTCGAAATTACCCTACAGCCGCTTGTCAGGCCAGATTTTTAGCTTGCAGGCTCCCGCTGAATCAATTCTCAGTCACGAGCTCACTATGGAAATTCCTTCAACACAGAAGATTGAGAGCATCAAGGAGCAAATTGTAAAGGAACTGTTATTATTACCTTGGGTTTCGGTAAATCATACACCTGAAATAAAAACAATAAGTGAAACGAACGAAGTAATTACCCTGCGGATAATTTATAGCACATCAAATGAAAATCAAACCTCTGTCATCAATCAATACATAAGAAAACGATTCGAAGAAAAATGA